Proteins from a genomic interval of Procambarus clarkii isolate CNS0578487 chromosome 45, FALCON_Pclarkii_2.0, whole genome shotgun sequence:
- the LOC123769798 gene encoding calphotin isoform X2 has translation MGIRHSKKSHDIQSSPKKNGNPETEVKIKELTDDAPVRLEEAKTVETIEEVAEKATAPNGDATADQTQIEAKAEEQNEEVKKEEAAAAPVAEEKQEEVAPVKEEKKEEDTAAASVEEAPKEEEVVVVAAAPVEESLPEATSEAAPSPFSAPLPPATPPPTPLDPQANQTAPLAQPEQVSESEVSPAPSHTEVEVAPEVSSECGIITLPLSPVETLEPICVEPIDAHFAPDTFIEQAVAPGPTKDPAPSEEPVAIQDSAPVEILKDVESSPVQESVTDVPTITPSSAPEVIEVESAPVVESAPVVESAPVVESAPVVESAPVVESAPVVESAPVVESAPVVESAPVVESAPVVESAPVVESAPVVESAPVVESAPVVESAPVVESAPVVESAPVVESAPVVESAPVVESAPVVESAPVVESAPVVESAPVVESAPVVESAPVVESAPVVESAPVVESAPVVESAPVVESAPVVESAPVVESAPVVESAPVVESAPVVESAPVVESAPVVESAPVVESAPVVESAPVVESAPVVESAPVVESAPVVESAEKAAQVSELSKEAIPSYTSVRDPVPVPQESFESLPLVKEPLTVAVSPVCETNNGQSSSLEDNLEETNSSALALEETCQTLGELGEFATEMEKTTPSGFESTVCAIPEPVEASEVGCVQCGALARVTSTDGTCDNCHHATEQEQKEEAPAAEETAQVVEEPKAPVEEVPASAEVKEEIVKEEAAPAVETAPVEEKPAETPATEQVQEETKTEEVEGSVASTEVPVVVSVPEQEATPAQETAPIQEEAPAQESSPVEEQAPLLDISEQVSAPLIEEASPVQESAPVNEATPAPESTPVEEVTQTTEAETTHQSQVVATTESTPEQDSTQVSEAVGKPVTDDLVKKKTEAGEKVEE, from the exons gCTAAGGCTGAAGAACAGAATGAAGAAGTGAAGAAGGAAGAAGCTGCTGCAGCTCCAGTAGCAGAAGAGAAGCAGGAAGAGGTGGCACCAgtcaaggaagagaagaaagaggaaGATACAGCAGCTGCGTCAGTAGAGGAAGcaccgaaggaggaggaggtggtggtggtagcagcagcgCCGGTTGAAGAG AGCTTGCCGGAGGCGACATCCGAGGCAGCTCCATCACCCTTCAGCGCCCCCCTTCCCCCggccaccccaccccccaccccccttgatCCTCAGGCCAACCAAACTGCCCCCCTCGCTCAGCCCGAACAGGTCTCGGAATCTGAAGTCTCCCCTGCTCCCTCGCACACAGAGGTGGAAGTGGCACCAGAAGTCTCCTCAGAGTGTGGTATTATAACGTTGCCTTTATCACCAGTGGAAACCCTTGAGCCTATTTGTGTTGAGCCAATTGATGCTCATTTTGCACCTGATACTTTCATTGAACAGGCTGTAGCTCCTGGGCCCACTAAGGATCCTGCCCCTTCAGAAGAACCAGTTGCCATTCAAGATTCTGCACCAGTAGAAATCCTTAAAGATGTTGAATCCAGCCCTGTCCAGGAATCTGTGACCGATGTCCCAACTATAACTCCATCCTCGGCCCCAGAGGTTATTGAAGTGGAATCTGCGCCTGTTGTGGAATCTGCGCCTGTTGTGGAATCTGCGCCTGTTGTGGAATCTGCGCCTGTTGTGGAATCTGCGCCTGTTGTGGAATCTGCGCCTGTTGTGGAATCTGCGCCTGTTGTGGAATCTGCGCCTGTTGTGGAATCTGCGCCTGTTGTGGAATCTGCGCCTGTTGTGGAATCTGCGCCTGTTGTGGAATCTGCGCCTGTTGTGGAATCTGCGCCTGTTGTGGAATCTGCGCCTGTTGTGGAATCTGCGCCTGTTGTGGAATCTGCGCCTGTTGTGGAATCTGCGCCTGTTGTGGAATCTGCGCCTGTTGTGGAATCTGCGCCTGTTGTGGAATCTGCGCCTGTTGTGGAATCTGCGCCTGTTGTGGAATCTGCGCCTGTTGTGGAATCTGCGCCTGTTGTGGAATCTGCGCCTGTTGTGGAATCTGCGCCTGTTGTGGAATCTGCGCCTGTTGTGGAATCTGCGCCTGTTGTGGAATCTGCGCCTGTTGTGGAATCTGCGCCTGTTGTGGAATCTGCGCCTGTTGTGGAATCTGCGCCTGTTGTGGAATCTGCGCCTGTTGTGGAATCTGCGCCTGTTGTGGAATCTGCGCCTGTTGTGGAATCTGCGCCTGTTGTGGAATCTGCGCCTGTTGTGGAATCTGCGCCTGTTGTGGAATCTGCGCCTGTTGTGGAATCTGCGCCTGTTGTGGAATCTGCGCCTGTTGTGGAATCTGCGCCTGTTGTGGAATCGGCGCCTGTTGTGGAATCTGCAGAGAAGGCTGCTCAGGTATCTGAATTAAGCAAAGAGGCCATTCCCTCTTACACTTCAGTTAGAGATCCTGTTCCTGTACCCCAGGAATCTTTTGAATCCCTTCCCTTAGTAAAAGAACCTCTAACAGTAGCAGTCTCTCCTGTGTGTGAAACTAACAATGGGCAGTCATCTTCTTTAGAAGATAACCTAGAGGAAACTAACTCTTCTGCCTTGGCTTTAGAGGAAACTTGCCAGACATTGGGGGAACTTGGAGAGTTTGCTACAGAAATGGAAAAAACCACTCCGAGCGGGTTTGAGAGCACAGTATGTGCTATACCCGAGCCTGTTGAGGCGAGCGAGGTGGGTTGCGTACAATGTGGAGCTCTTGCAAGGGTCACGTCAACTGATGGAACCTGTGACAACTGCCATCACGCTACCGAGCAG GAACAAAAAGAGGAAGCCCCAGCTGCAGAAGAGACTGCACAAGTGGTGGAG GAACCTAAGGCTCCAGTAGAGGAAGTTCCTGCCTCGGCTGAAGTTAAGGAAGAGATTGTGAAG GAGGAAGCTGCACCTGCTGTTGAAACTGCCCCTGTTGAGGAAAAGCCTGCTGAAACTCCTGCCACTGAGCAAGTCCAGGAAGAAACAAAGACTGAGGAG GTGGAGGGAAGCGTTGCCAGTACGGAGGTTCCTGTTGTAGTGAGTGTGCCCGAGCAGGAAGCTACCCCTGCTCAGGAGACTGCTCCCATTCAGGAGGAGGCACCTGCGCAAGAGTCCTCCCCTGTGGAGGAGCAGGCTCCTCTTTTGGACATTTCTGAACAGGTGTCGGCTCCTCTTATAGAAGAGGCGAGCCCTGTTCAGGAAAGTGCTCCAGTCAATGAGGCAACTCCTGCTCCAGAGTCGACCCCAGTGGAGGAAGTAACTCAGACCACAGAGGCTGAgaccacacaccagtcacaagtGGTTGCAACCACAGAGTCCACACCTGAACAGGACTCCACACAG GTGTCTGAGGCTGTTGGCAAGCCTGTGACTGATGATTTAGTGAAGAAG
- the LOC123769798 gene encoding calphotin isoform X3 yields MGIRHSKKSHDIQSSPKKNGNPETEVKIKELTDDAPVRLEEAKTVETIEEVAEKATAPNGDATADQTQIEAKAEEQNEEVKKEEAAAAPVAEEKQEEVAPVKEEKKEEDTAAASVEEAPKEEEVVVVAAAPVEESLPEATSEAAPSPFSAPLPPATPPPTPLDPQANQTAPLAQPEQVSESEVSPAPSHTEVEVAPEVSSECGIITLPLSPVETLEPICVEPIDAHFAPDTFIEQAVAPGPTKDPAPSEEPVAIQDSAPVEILKDVESSPVQESVTDVPTITPSSAPEVIEVESAPVVESAPVVESAPVVESAPVVESAPVVESAPVVESAPVVESAPVVESAPVVESAPVVESAPVVESAPVVESAPVVESAPVVESAPVVESAPVVESAPVVESAPVVESAPVVESAPVVESAPVVESAPVVESAPVVESAPVVESAPVVESAPVVESAPVVESAPVVESAPVVESAPVVESAPVVESAPVVESAPVVESAPVVESAPVVESAPVVESAPVVESAPVVESAPVVESAPVVESAPVVESAPVVESAEKAAQVSELSKEAIPSYTSVRDPVPVPQESFESLPLVKEPLTVAVSPVCETNNGQSSSLEDNLEETNSSALALEETCQTLGELGEFATEMEKTTPSGFESTVCAIPEPVEASEVGCVQCGALARVTSTDGTCDNCHHATEQEQKEEAPAAEETAQVVEEPKAPVEEVPASAEVKEEIVKEEAAPAVETAPVEEKPAETPATEQVQEETKTEEVEGSVASTEVPVVVSVPEQEATPAQETAPIQEEAPAQESSPVEEQAPLLDISEQVSAPLIEEASPVQESAPVNEATPAPESTPVEEVTQTTEAETTHQSQVVATTESTPEQDSTQKTEAGEKVEE; encoded by the exons gCTAAGGCTGAAGAACAGAATGAAGAAGTGAAGAAGGAAGAAGCTGCTGCAGCTCCAGTAGCAGAAGAGAAGCAGGAAGAGGTGGCACCAgtcaaggaagagaagaaagaggaaGATACAGCAGCTGCGTCAGTAGAGGAAGcaccgaaggaggaggaggtggtggtggtagcagcagcgCCGGTTGAAGAG AGCTTGCCGGAGGCGACATCCGAGGCAGCTCCATCACCCTTCAGCGCCCCCCTTCCCCCggccaccccaccccccaccccccttgatCCTCAGGCCAACCAAACTGCCCCCCTCGCTCAGCCCGAACAGGTCTCGGAATCTGAAGTCTCCCCTGCTCCCTCGCACACAGAGGTGGAAGTGGCACCAGAAGTCTCCTCAGAGTGTGGTATTATAACGTTGCCTTTATCACCAGTGGAAACCCTTGAGCCTATTTGTGTTGAGCCAATTGATGCTCATTTTGCACCTGATACTTTCATTGAACAGGCTGTAGCTCCTGGGCCCACTAAGGATCCTGCCCCTTCAGAAGAACCAGTTGCCATTCAAGATTCTGCACCAGTAGAAATCCTTAAAGATGTTGAATCCAGCCCTGTCCAGGAATCTGTGACCGATGTCCCAACTATAACTCCATCCTCGGCCCCAGAGGTTATTGAAGTGGAATCTGCGCCTGTTGTGGAATCTGCGCCTGTTGTGGAATCTGCGCCTGTTGTGGAATCTGCGCCTGTTGTGGAATCTGCGCCTGTTGTGGAATCTGCGCCTGTTGTGGAATCTGCGCCTGTTGTGGAATCTGCGCCTGTTGTGGAATCTGCGCCTGTTGTGGAATCTGCGCCTGTTGTGGAATCTGCGCCTGTTGTGGAATCTGCGCCTGTTGTGGAATCTGCGCCTGTTGTGGAATCTGCGCCTGTTGTGGAATCTGCGCCTGTTGTGGAATCTGCGCCTGTTGTGGAATCTGCGCCTGTTGTGGAATCTGCGCCTGTTGTGGAATCTGCGCCTGTTGTGGAATCTGCGCCTGTTGTGGAATCTGCGCCTGTTGTGGAATCTGCGCCTGTTGTGGAATCTGCGCCTGTTGTGGAATCTGCGCCTGTTGTGGAATCTGCGCCTGTTGTGGAATCTGCGCCTGTTGTGGAATCTGCGCCTGTTGTGGAATCTGCGCCTGTTGTGGAATCTGCGCCTGTTGTGGAATCTGCGCCTGTTGTGGAATCTGCGCCTGTTGTGGAATCTGCGCCTGTTGTGGAATCTGCGCCTGTTGTGGAATCTGCGCCTGTTGTGGAATCTGCGCCTGTTGTGGAATCTGCGCCTGTTGTGGAATCTGCGCCTGTTGTGGAATCTGCGCCTGTTGTGGAATCTGCGCCTGTTGTGGAATCTGCGCCTGTTGTGGAATCTGCGCCTGTTGTGGAATCGGCGCCTGTTGTGGAATCTGCAGAGAAGGCTGCTCAGGTATCTGAATTAAGCAAAGAGGCCATTCCCTCTTACACTTCAGTTAGAGATCCTGTTCCTGTACCCCAGGAATCTTTTGAATCCCTTCCCTTAGTAAAAGAACCTCTAACAGTAGCAGTCTCTCCTGTGTGTGAAACTAACAATGGGCAGTCATCTTCTTTAGAAGATAACCTAGAGGAAACTAACTCTTCTGCCTTGGCTTTAGAGGAAACTTGCCAGACATTGGGGGAACTTGGAGAGTTTGCTACAGAAATGGAAAAAACCACTCCGAGCGGGTTTGAGAGCACAGTATGTGCTATACCCGAGCCTGTTGAGGCGAGCGAGGTGGGTTGCGTACAATGTGGAGCTCTTGCAAGGGTCACGTCAACTGATGGAACCTGTGACAACTGCCATCACGCTACCGAGCAG GAACAAAAAGAGGAAGCCCCAGCTGCAGAAGAGACTGCACAAGTGGTGGAG GAACCTAAGGCTCCAGTAGAGGAAGTTCCTGCCTCGGCTGAAGTTAAGGAAGAGATTGTGAAG GAGGAAGCTGCACCTGCTGTTGAAACTGCCCCTGTTGAGGAAAAGCCTGCTGAAACTCCTGCCACTGAGCAAGTCCAGGAAGAAACAAAGACTGAGGAG GTGGAGGGAAGCGTTGCCAGTACGGAGGTTCCTGTTGTAGTGAGTGTGCCCGAGCAGGAAGCTACCCCTGCTCAGGAGACTGCTCCCATTCAGGAGGAGGCACCTGCGCAAGAGTCCTCCCCTGTGGAGGAGCAGGCTCCTCTTTTGGACATTTCTGAACAGGTGTCGGCTCCTCTTATAGAAGAGGCGAGCCCTGTTCAGGAAAGTGCTCCAGTCAATGAGGCAACTCCTGCTCCAGAGTCGACCCCAGTGGAGGAAGTAACTCAGACCACAGAGGCTGAgaccacacaccagtcacaagtGGTTGCAACCACAGAGTCCACACCTGAACAGGACTCCACACAG
- the LOC123769798 gene encoding calphotin isoform X1: protein MGIRHSKKSHDIQSSPKKNGNPETEVKIKELTDDAPVRLEEAKTVETIEEVAEKATAPNGDATADQTQIEAKAEEQNEEVKKEEAAAAPVAEEKQEEVAPVKEEKKEEDTAAASVEEAPKEEEVVVVAAAPVEESLPEATSEAAPSPFSAPLPPATPPPTPLDPQANQTAPLAQPEQVSESEVSPAPSHTEVEVAPEVSSECGIITLPLSPVETLEPICVEPIDAHFAPDTFIEQAVAPGPTKDPAPSEEPVAIQDSAPVEILKDVESSPVQESVTDVPTITPSSAPEVIEVESAPVVESAPVVESAPVVESAPVVESAPVVESAPVVESAPVVESAPVVESAPVVESAPVVESAPVVESAPVVESAPVVESAPVVESAPVVESAPVVESAPVVESAPVVESAPVVESAPVVESAPVVESAPVVESAPVVESAPVVESAPVVESAPVVESAPVVESAPVVESAPVVESAPVVESAPVVESAPVVESAPVVESAPVVESAPVVESAPVVESAPVVESAPVVESAPVVESAPVVESAPVVESAPVVESAEKAAQVSELSKEAIPSYTSVRDPVPVPQESFESLPLVKEPLTVAVSPVCETNNGQSSSLEDNLEETNSSALALEETCQTLGELGEFATEMEKTTPSGFESTVCAIPEPVEASEVGCVQCGALARVTSTDGTCDNCHHATEQEQKEEAPAAEETAQVVEEPKAPVEEVPASAEVKEEIVKEEAAPAVETAPVEEKPAETPATEQVQEETKTEEVEGSVASTEVPVVVSVPEQEATPAQETAPIQEEAPAQESSPVEEQAPLLDISEQVSAPLIEEASPVQESAPVNEATPAPESTPVEEVTQTTEAETTHQSQVVATTESTPEQDSTQVSEAVGKPVTDDLVKKFKELDSEVEAMLTLADSAHALVEVQRLKDQNI, encoded by the exons gCTAAGGCTGAAGAACAGAATGAAGAAGTGAAGAAGGAAGAAGCTGCTGCAGCTCCAGTAGCAGAAGAGAAGCAGGAAGAGGTGGCACCAgtcaaggaagagaagaaagaggaaGATACAGCAGCTGCGTCAGTAGAGGAAGcaccgaaggaggaggaggtggtggtggtagcagcagcgCCGGTTGAAGAG AGCTTGCCGGAGGCGACATCCGAGGCAGCTCCATCACCCTTCAGCGCCCCCCTTCCCCCggccaccccaccccccaccccccttgatCCTCAGGCCAACCAAACTGCCCCCCTCGCTCAGCCCGAACAGGTCTCGGAATCTGAAGTCTCCCCTGCTCCCTCGCACACAGAGGTGGAAGTGGCACCAGAAGTCTCCTCAGAGTGTGGTATTATAACGTTGCCTTTATCACCAGTGGAAACCCTTGAGCCTATTTGTGTTGAGCCAATTGATGCTCATTTTGCACCTGATACTTTCATTGAACAGGCTGTAGCTCCTGGGCCCACTAAGGATCCTGCCCCTTCAGAAGAACCAGTTGCCATTCAAGATTCTGCACCAGTAGAAATCCTTAAAGATGTTGAATCCAGCCCTGTCCAGGAATCTGTGACCGATGTCCCAACTATAACTCCATCCTCGGCCCCAGAGGTTATTGAAGTGGAATCTGCGCCTGTTGTGGAATCTGCGCCTGTTGTGGAATCTGCGCCTGTTGTGGAATCTGCGCCTGTTGTGGAATCTGCGCCTGTTGTGGAATCTGCGCCTGTTGTGGAATCTGCGCCTGTTGTGGAATCTGCGCCTGTTGTGGAATCTGCGCCTGTTGTGGAATCTGCGCCTGTTGTGGAATCTGCGCCTGTTGTGGAATCTGCGCCTGTTGTGGAATCTGCGCCTGTTGTGGAATCTGCGCCTGTTGTGGAATCTGCGCCTGTTGTGGAATCTGCGCCTGTTGTGGAATCTGCGCCTGTTGTGGAATCTGCGCCTGTTGTGGAATCTGCGCCTGTTGTGGAATCTGCGCCTGTTGTGGAATCTGCGCCTGTTGTGGAATCTGCGCCTGTTGTGGAATCTGCGCCTGTTGTGGAATCTGCGCCTGTTGTGGAATCTGCGCCTGTTGTGGAATCTGCGCCTGTTGTGGAATCTGCGCCTGTTGTGGAATCTGCGCCTGTTGTGGAATCTGCGCCTGTTGTGGAATCTGCGCCTGTTGTGGAATCTGCGCCTGTTGTGGAATCTGCGCCTGTTGTGGAATCTGCGCCTGTTGTGGAATCTGCGCCTGTTGTGGAATCTGCGCCTGTTGTGGAATCTGCGCCTGTTGTGGAATCTGCGCCTGTTGTGGAATCTGCGCCTGTTGTGGAATCTGCGCCTGTTGTGGAATCTGCGCCTGTTGTGGAATCTGCGCCTGTTGTGGAATCGGCGCCTGTTGTGGAATCTGCAGAGAAGGCTGCTCAGGTATCTGAATTAAGCAAAGAGGCCATTCCCTCTTACACTTCAGTTAGAGATCCTGTTCCTGTACCCCAGGAATCTTTTGAATCCCTTCCCTTAGTAAAAGAACCTCTAACAGTAGCAGTCTCTCCTGTGTGTGAAACTAACAATGGGCAGTCATCTTCTTTAGAAGATAACCTAGAGGAAACTAACTCTTCTGCCTTGGCTTTAGAGGAAACTTGCCAGACATTGGGGGAACTTGGAGAGTTTGCTACAGAAATGGAAAAAACCACTCCGAGCGGGTTTGAGAGCACAGTATGTGCTATACCCGAGCCTGTTGAGGCGAGCGAGGTGGGTTGCGTACAATGTGGAGCTCTTGCAAGGGTCACGTCAACTGATGGAACCTGTGACAACTGCCATCACGCTACCGAGCAG GAACAAAAAGAGGAAGCCCCAGCTGCAGAAGAGACTGCACAAGTGGTGGAG GAACCTAAGGCTCCAGTAGAGGAAGTTCCTGCCTCGGCTGAAGTTAAGGAAGAGATTGTGAAG GAGGAAGCTGCACCTGCTGTTGAAACTGCCCCTGTTGAGGAAAAGCCTGCTGAAACTCCTGCCACTGAGCAAGTCCAGGAAGAAACAAAGACTGAGGAG GTGGAGGGAAGCGTTGCCAGTACGGAGGTTCCTGTTGTAGTGAGTGTGCCCGAGCAGGAAGCTACCCCTGCTCAGGAGACTGCTCCCATTCAGGAGGAGGCACCTGCGCAAGAGTCCTCCCCTGTGGAGGAGCAGGCTCCTCTTTTGGACATTTCTGAACAGGTGTCGGCTCCTCTTATAGAAGAGGCGAGCCCTGTTCAGGAAAGTGCTCCAGTCAATGAGGCAACTCCTGCTCCAGAGTCGACCCCAGTGGAGGAAGTAACTCAGACCACAGAGGCTGAgaccacacaccagtcacaagtGGTTGCAACCACAGAGTCCACACCTGAACAGGACTCCACACAG GTGTCTGAGGCTGTTGGCAAGCCTGTGACTGATGATTTAGTGAAGAAG TTCAAGGAGTTGGATTCTGAAGTGGAAGCCATGTTGACGCTAGCAGACTCCGCACATGCTTTGGTTGAAGTACAACGGTTAAAG GACCAGAACATCTGA